TGGACGATCGACGACACGGGCGGTGCGTCGCGGTCCCGCAACGTGCCATATGTCGGAAGGGAAGTGCGCGGAAAGGTCCGTCACACGGTCTGTGCCGGCGAGGTCGTGGTCCGTGACGGCGAGGTGCTGCGGTGAGCGCCCCGGTCGAGGCCGCCATAGTCCTGGCCGACGGCACCCTGTTCGAAGGTGAAGCCATGGGCGCCAGCAACCCGGGTGAGGTCAACCGCGGGGAGTTCGTATTCAACACCGTGCTCTCCGGCTACCAGGAGGTCATCTCGGATCCGTCCTATGCGGGGCAGGTGATCACGTTCACCTACCCCCACATCGGCAACTACGGGGTCAACTCGGCCGACAACGAGTCCACCTACCCGCGATGCAGCGGCGTCGTGGTCCGTGAGCTGGCGCGTCGCGATTCCAACCACCGCTCCGAGGGCAGCCTCGACGCGTGGCTGCGCTCCCACGGCGTGGCCGGCATAGCGGGCGTCGACACGCGCCGTCTCACCCGCCACCTGCGCGACCACGGGGCGCTGCCCGGGGTGTTCGGCGCCGCGGCCGAGTCAGACCTGCGCAGCGCCGCCGGCACGGCAGCCGGCACCGACGGGCTCGACCTGGTGAGCGAGGTCACAGAGCCCGCTGGTCGCAGCGTGGCGTCCAGCACCGGCGCTACTCGGCGCATCGTGGCACTGGACCTCGGCATCAAATCCACCATCGTCGACAACCTCGCCCGCATCGGTTCGGTCGAGGTGGTGCCGGCCGCCACGTCGGCCGACGAGATCCTCGGGCGCGGACCCGATGGGGTGTTCCTGTCCAACGGCCCGGGCGACCCCTCCGCGGTGCGGGGCGTACCCGACACGGTCAAGGCGTTGCTCGGCGAGGTGCCGGTGTTCGGCATCTGCATGGGCCACCAGATGCTGGCCACGGCGCTCGGCGCCAGAACCTACAAGCTGCCCTTCGGACACCACGGTGGCAATCATCCCGTCAAGGACCTGGCGACCGGCCACATCGAGATCACGAGCCAGAACCACAACTACTGCGTGGACGCCGACACCCTCGAGTCGGCCGAGGTCACCCACGTGAACCTGAACGACGGCACACTGGAAGGCTTCCGGTGCACCGATGTGGCTGCGTTCGGGATCCAGTACCACCCCGAGGCAGGCCCCGGCCCGCACGACAGCCGGTACCTGTTCGACCGATTCGCGGACCTGATCGACGGGAGCGCCACGAAGTGACGCCGTGCCGGTCAGGCCTCCAGCGTGCCCGCCACGACGTCGGCTTCCTCGGTGAGGTGGTCGCCCACTCCGTCGACCACGGCGTGCTCCACCCGGCTGCCGAGCAGCGGGATGCGCACGTGCAGCTCGCCGGTCACCCTGCGGATCGCCTCGTCGCCCTCGGCGCGCACCGCCACCTCGGCCGACGCCTTCATGAGCGATGCCCCCTGGGCCGGAACGAAGGCAACCGTTGCCGTGGCCCGTTCGACGTCCCACGTGGTCTCCTCGACCCATGCCACATTGTCGGGGTCGATGAACCGCGAAGCCTGGCTCGGCAGGTCGACGTTGAGCTTCCAGCGCAACCTGGTGAGTGCCGTGGCCCCGTTGCGGGTGACTTCGAGCACCTCGGGCGGGTTGGTCTTCGTGAAGCCGCTGACAGACGACCAGAACGACTCATCGGTGTAGAGGTCCACGACGTCCCCAACCGTCGCGGTCCAACGCTGCTCGAATCCGAACTTCATACGCCAAGCGTGGCACACCGCACCGGTGCATTCCGCGGTGCCGCCGCCATGGCCCGACAGGAAGCGCCAAATGCCACGTCGTGACGACATCGAGTCGATCCTGATCCTGGGCTCCGGCCCGATCGTGATCGGCCAGGCCTGCGAGTTCGACTACTCCGGCACCCAGGCGTGCCGGGTGCTGCGCGAAGAGGGCTACCGGGTCATCCTCGCCAACTCGAACCCCGCCACCATCATGACCGACCCCGACTTCGCGGATGCGACCTACGTGGAGCCGCTGGTGCCGGAAGTCATAGAGCGCATCCTCGACGCCGAGCGTCCCGACGCCGTGCTGCCGACCCTCGGCGGGCAGACGGCGCTCAACCTGGCGATGGACCTTCACGAGTCCGGGGCGCTCGAACGCCGTGGCATCGAGTTGATCGGGGCAAAGGCCGGCCCGATCGCCACTGCGGAGGACCGGGCGCTGTTCTCGAAGGCGATGGCGGAGATCGGACTCGACACACCCCGCAGCGGCGTCGCCCACTCGATGGACGAGGCGCAGGAGGTGGTGGCCGACATCGGCCTGCCGGTGGTGATCCGACCCGCCTACATCCTGGGCGGCCGCGGCACCGGAATCGCATCCACATCCGAGGAGTTCGAGGCGGTCGTGTCCAACGGCCTCGAGGCCAGTCCCATCACCGAAGTGCTCATCGAGGAGTCCATCGCGGGGTGGAAGGAGTTCGAGCTCGAAGTCATGCGTGACCACGCCGACAACTGCGTGATCATCTGCTCGATCGAGAACGTCGATCCGATGGGCGTGCACACCGGCGACTCCATCACGGTGGCACCCGCCCAGACGCTCACCGATGTGGAGTACCAGCAGATGCGCGACGCGGCGTTCGCGGTGCTGCGTCGGGTCGGTGTGGAGACCGGCGGATCCAACGTGCAGTTCGCGGTCGACCCCGACACCGGCCGCCAGGTGGTCATCGAGATGAACCCGCGGGTCAGCCGCTCGTCTGCGCTGGCTTCCAAGGCGACCGGCTTCCCGATCGCGAAGATCGCAGCGAAGCTGGCGGTGGGGTACACACTCGACGAGATCCCCAACGACATCACCGCAAAGACGCCTGCGAGCTTCGAGCCGGTCATCGACTACGTGGTCACCAAGGTCCCGCGGTGGGCTTTCGAGAAGCTGCCGGGCGCCGCCAACCGCCTCGGCACCCAAATGCAGTCGGTCGGCGAAGCGATGGCC
This is a stretch of genomic DNA from Actinomycetes bacterium. It encodes these proteins:
- the carA gene encoding glutamine-hydrolyzing carbamoyl-phosphate synthase small subunit — encoded protein: MSAPVEAAIVLADGTLFEGEAMGASNPGEVNRGEFVFNTVLSGYQEVISDPSYAGQVITFTYPHIGNYGVNSADNESTYPRCSGVVVRELARRDSNHRSEGSLDAWLRSHGVAGIAGVDTRRLTRHLRDHGALPGVFGAAAESDLRSAAGTAAGTDGLDLVSEVTEPAGRSVASSTGATRRIVALDLGIKSTIVDNLARIGSVEVVPAATSADEILGRGPDGVFLSNGPGDPSAVRGVPDTVKALLGEVPVFGICMGHQMLATALGARTYKLPFGHHGGNHPVKDLATGHIEITSQNHNYCVDADTLESAEVTHVNLNDGTLEGFRCTDVAAFGIQYHPEAGPGPHDSRYLFDRFADLIDGSATK
- a CDS encoding DUF2505 domain-containing protein — its product is MKFGFEQRWTATVGDVVDLYTDESFWSSVSGFTKTNPPEVLEVTRNGATALTRLRWKLNVDLPSQASRFIDPDNVAWVEETTWDVERATATVAFVPAQGASLMKASAEVAVRAEGDEAIRRVTGELHVRIPLLGSRVEHAVVDGVGDHLTEEADVVAGTLEA